The DNA segment ATTTCAGATTTTGTGGTGAGCGATTCTTTTAAGGAGCATGAAGTTAAAGTTTCACGCATAATGAGATCATTTTAAATTGATGTTTATTGATGTTGATGTGTCCTTTTCAGGTCATTCGTGTCATTCGGTCCTCGTAATCGATCGATAGGGGCAGCCGCCAAAAGCCAGGTAAAtggttatttatttgaaataagtgagAAAACGCATTGCGTGGATTGGGAGAAGTTGTAACGGTAATTTCTGTTCTCGTATCAAGTGGTCACAAACTGCAAGAACACCGTGCAGGGTTTTAAGCGATTCCATGGCAGGCCGTTTAGTGACCCGTATGTTCAGGCGGCAAAGTCCAGCCTGGTCTTCGATCTCGCTCAGATGCCGACTGGAAGCACTGGTATCAAGGTAAGACTGATTAAACCGCAGTGATCGGGACAAATAGTCGTCACGTGCGTGTTTCAACAGCTGCTCCGTTCCGTTGTGTGATTCAGATGTGGCTATTTCACCGTGCTTTCTGCTGTCCGTCTCCGCAGGTCATGTATATGGAGGAGGAGAAGGTGTTCAGCATTGAGCAGGTCACTGCCATGCTGCTGTCCAAACTGAAGGAGACCGCTGAAGCTGCGCTCAAGAAACCCGTGGCAGACTGCGTCATCTCTGTACGCCTGTTCTCTCTAAGTATACTTGAAATATCCACTAGAACTGCATAATCCCGTGTGCTCATCTTCAGTAGTAGCTGTGATATATGAGGCCGTCAGTAACCTCATCATATATTATATGCATGATTGCACTTGGGAAAAGGCAGATTTTATTTCCAAATACCGAAAGTAATCGTATGGTGTAAACTGGGTTTACTGAAACTCTAGGACTATTGGCAGATTTTGAAAATTCTGGATTGTTTTATTCtcagaaatgtaaaatttattattgcccatatattaaaataagacatacagtatataatactaTTGTACTGTGTGCATGCAGTACACTTTTGTGAAGCAATGCAtgtgtacatataaataaataaataaataaataaatagatatagatagatacacataaatgcatatatatataaattctcaaaaatgtaattttacatccATACTCACATAAATGATGATATATATACTAGCAAATCTCAATGCTCGATTGCTCATAACTTTAATCTGCTAGATGCGACTGTAAGGTGTGAATATATAAAGATAGTATATGTAATaacattatgattatatataaagGTGCTTTGAATACATTTGACTTAATTTGTGGCAAATGTCATTACCTTCACCTtacatcagcattttttttttttggattttaaattgagcatttctttctttatttgactCTTGCTGTTTGTTCTTCTCTTTTGTTAGTCCGAGTAACATCACCGATGCTATTTTCAGAATATTGCTTTATTGTTCACGTTTAGTGTTTAGCTGTTGTAGTTACTGTGTAATGAATGTGagtagttattgtttttttgttgttctcgTGCTCTTGCACAGGTTCCCAGCTTCTATACTGATGCTGAGAGACGGTCAGTCATGGATGCTGCACAGATCGCAGGCCTAAACTGCCTCAGACTCATGAATGACACCACAGCAGGTGAAATACTTACGATGGATTtacttcacacaaaaatgaaactcCCATCATTGTTTATGCCAGACCTGTCACGTCATATTCTCACTTTCATGTCATGCCAGACCGAACACAAAGAAAAAGATGTGCTGAATATTTGAGCTTTTACTTTTCCAACAAAACAGATATGGATTGCACAGCGTTGGGCCTCCAAAACGGCAAAAATACAAGCAAATAAGTGTTTCCATATGAAGAGTTTAATGTGTTCACGTGTTAACTGTAATTGTAGTTGCACTGGCGTATGGGATCTACAAACAGGACCTGCCTGCTCCGGAGGAGAAGCCCAGGATTGTGGTGTTCGTGGATGTTGGTCACGCTGCTTACCAGGTCTCTGTGTGTGCCTTTAACAAGGGCAAGCTGAAGGTGAGGCTTTTCTCTCTGCAtactatttttatgcacattattGCACCTTTTCTtaactgttaaaatattaatattcagggCAGGGTTAgcttattattgttaactaaatctaaaactattacaacatgtttggtaattgaaataaacctacaataaaatagaaaatattagatgagaaacatatttcagtttgttgcctaaactgattttatttatttaattaatttatttattttaattaattaattaatttacttatttaagtttaagttgaagcattaaaattagtaactgaaataaacataaatagtaatatttaaataaacaaaagccaataaaaattacaaaagcacataacaaaattacaaaattgtactaacattaaaataaaaacagtaagtatagaccccttaatcgcctacgtcactgtgacgtcaccgctctagctggaggcaaaacataaggaagaactcatagcaggcgcgctaaaagtctgaggttttgactttaaaatgtcgtcttgttgtgtttttggctggcAGAATaaaaggaacagcacttttggttcaaaactaaagtttcaccggatcccggccgacattccttcacagaaatcaagaagacaattgtggttgaatgcaatacggcgtacagactagacagagacgatcataaataatgctcgtgtttgcagagcacacttcatattaggtaaaataatctatgcatatgtactgctgtgttggttttatctagtacaaatcagcaagtttctgttttataggtgaaaagttgccaaccttcagcgcactagctagcttaaatgttaaacaaacataccacccgaaagtaattcatatgttgtctaggaaatatccaaaacctggttaaaatgtttccaatgagaacaagatacaagaactacaccaggcttagctaaaaataaataaataaataaattaggctactgtaatgttatccactcgtcattatattttggtcagataaaccagtttggtcagtgaactgagtgatcaactgaattaattgataaatgtatgctaactcccacttttttcattattatatttttttttgtcacggtcccgcagagtcagtgactgtacatattcggacagttccgaaccttcttctgcatccatgtttaataaatccctcctaaaacgtgctagtttacgcttgtctacATTGCGTCCGCATTCCTCTTTTTGCCTCCatctaagccccgcccacccaaagacattgcaatgtttacaaacttttaaggggtctatataaataaagcttataaacattaacaaaatataatgatatatatatatgatacaaaaataatgtgaatttagatattacatttacatatgcatagattacatatatgtgtgtgtgtttaaatactgGACTACACAGGCATCTCGACTGTATTATGGATAACTTTCTAAACActattgagaaaatattttttttctaatgtttagatttttatttagagacatgcttatttaaatttttttttctttttttttcttttttttttttttctagcatcaTTAAAtcccttaaaatattaaataattaatatatttgagaCAAAATATAGTTCCATTCATttcatgaggggaaaaaaagttacaCTTATTGTCTTCAGTCTGTTTTGACCGCGAAGGATCGCAAGTGAACTAAATTAGGAAAACCCAAGGGTTAAAGCACTGATTTTGTAACAAATTCAACAATACATTTcataaacaattatgaaacaGTTGCACTCCAGATTGTTGGccactagctatgtttccattcagaaatgtgaatttaacttatgcgcaaaactggaacatcgcataaaacatttgcgaataaccAACgagccaaagaaaacaaaatcgtcacttcctgataaactggcactaaatatcagaGTCGTGTAAGACAGTTATACAGAAATAGGCCTACTTtgagactttgctcaggcattgcAGAACGACCAAAACAACGTTTCAGATTCTGTGCAGTGAGATTGGTCCACGGGTTAGTCacgttattttatttatcattctttAAATGCGCATTTTCAGAATTTATGGGCATCTCGAGTTTCCAAGATGCCAGagtttccgttttttttttatgcgatatttcaaaatgcacataaaaataggtggatggaaacatagctactgtaCACATGCATGTCTTTTGTCCAGTGCCATGAGTTTTCTTTTCTTAAGATGAGCTGTTAAGTCAAAACCATttaagcttaaagggttagttcacccaaaatggaaattctgtcattaattactcaccctcattttgttccaaacccgcaagaccttcgttcatcttctgaacacaaattaagatattttttaagacATTTGATAGCTTTTTGACTCTCCCATAGACAGTAATGCAACTGAAATATTCCCAGacacagaaacgtagtaaggacatcgataaaacAGATATCAGTAGCTCAACTTCACTTTTGTGAAGCTATGACAATACGtctttgtgtgcaaagaaaacaaaaataacgacttccttcaacaattcttctcccccgtTTTTGAAGAGTACCCAACAGTGAAATTtacgtaatcagcgttgtttacgctTAGGGGAAAGTGTGCGTATGCGTTGTGATACTCTCAAAAATGGTGGAAGACAGTAACTCAGGGGAGAAGAATAGTTGaagaaagtcattattttagttttctttgcacacaaagtGTCTTCTCGTAGCTTCGCAAAATTGTAGTTGtagtcacatggactgttttatcgATGTATTTACTAAGTTTTTGGACCTTGAAACAATttgtagttgcgttgctgtctatggagggtcagagagctcttaaAATTCATCAACAAAATCTTAAttcgtgttctgaagatgaacgaaggtcttacaggtttggaacgacacgagggtgagcaattaatgacagaattttcattttggggtgaactaaccctttaagaaactgtttttaaaatgcaaagttttgTACATGATTCTATTGGATAGCAACAGTTTGTCCCTCAATGCTTCTGTTGGCTGATTAACGTAGGTTCTGGGTTCTGCGTTTGACCCCGAGCTGGGCGGTAAAGACTTCGACGAGGTGCTGGTCAAGCACTTCTGTGAGGAATTTGCGCAGAAGTACAAGCTGGACGTGCGCTCGAAGCCCCGCGCTCTGGTGCGGCTCTACCAGGAGTGTGAGAAACTGAAGAAACTCATGAGCGCCAACTCCTCGGACCTGCCGCTCAACATCGAATGCTTCATGAATGACATCGACGTCTCGGGCACATTCAACAGGTGAGTGACCGCATGCCAACAGCTAAACCGGGCGCTCGATGTCAGCGGTGTGAATTAGGCACTGAGCCGTGATGGggaagtgtttgtgtgttatgatgTCAGCGGGTTGATTCGTTAAAATACCACGTCTAATAATATCTTGATGACTCTCTTGTTCCAGAGCCAAGTTTGAGGAGTCCTGTGCAGATCTGCTGGACAAGGTGGAGGCTCCGCTGCGCAGCATCATGGAACAGACCAGTGAGTACAAGCGCTCGTGCTTCTAGCAGCGTGTCTTTCCCGTCAAACAGTGATGCAACAGTGGTGGTGGTTTTCCCCTCCTATAACCAGGGCTGAAGAAAGACGACATCTATGCAGTGGAGATCATAGGTGGCGCCTCCAGGATTCCAGCCATCAAAGAGAGAATCAGCAAATATTTCGGAAAGGAGCTGAGCACGACGTTGAACGCCGACGAGGCTGTGGCCAGAGGATGTGCACTGCAGGTTAGTTCTTGGACATTAACTTATTAATGGCAAATGCTGATATTTTAGAGAGCAGGGTGGCCCATGGCTGATATAAAGTGGATATCTATCACACTATTTAAAAGGGTTGTTTCCTTTGTCTTTGGTGTttcaagctgtttgtgcatatatAAGATCCATAAAGTTGTAAAGAttaaagtcttaaacccaaagagatattctttctgaaagttaagactcatccatgccttcctaaaacgcctcgtttaaacacacctcCACATGTCttcgtcactgtgtgggaagatttgcataacatcgcacaaatgtttatgcaaagaaagaaggcgtaacttttattctcgctgtagtattgtcgTCATGTcgtgaagacgctgtgtgtttccaaatatggtaagaagtgtaacatttctgtcacatgctggaagtattcggccaatcacaacgcactggatagctggctaatcagagcacacctcacttttctttgtaaaaatcaacgcgtttcagaaggccgGGCAGAgagaagcaacaataatgtacagtatgtggaaaataatgtttattggaccttaaactgcataaacaaattgcattacaccaaatacacaaaataatgtttgacatcatttgacccctttaatttaattaaaagaccGTAATCACAATGTATAGCAACTGAagcaatttaatttatatatttttacattatatttgctATATTGTATAATTGGAATTCTTGCCTAATAAAATcagtcataataaataaatgtcatttcttagtttaagtatttatttattgctcctTATTACGGAATCCAGAAAAATCAAAAcggaaaaaaactgtattttgttaaaaataaaactgatttcacagGGCCCTAATCTACCAAATGTGTGACTCTGTAACCACAGAGTTGTGATAATAGTGACTTCCTGTGATAATGTGTACCAgcagttttttttcatattgttttgcATACAGAGCTCATTTTTCTGCTGCTTCTCACAATAACAGCCTACAGTGTTTCTTAGTGTTGCAAACAAATCTTTATTGTTCCTCAGTGTGCAATCCTGTCACCCGCCTTCAAAGTGCGCGAGTTCTCCATCACAGACGTGGTTCCCTACCCCATCTCTCTGAAGTGGACCTCAGCGGCTGACGAAGGCATCAGGTGCGTTCTTGGTTCTCTGTGTGTCATGATTAACTCTCTTAGTTCACTCTCTTAATAGTCACATTATATCTTGCTCTGCAGTGATTGCGAAGTTTTCCCGAAGAACCATGCCGCACCCTTCTCTAAAGTGTTGACTTTCTACCGGAGGGAGCCTTTCTCTTTGGAGGCCTACTATAGTAATCCCAAAGAGCTGCCGTATCCTGATCCTACCATAGGTATGTTGGGAATGCTTCTTTGCTTTGCTTAATTGGAATTTAGCACACaaacattgcattttatattaacataacTGTCCACAGGCCAGTTTAACATCCTGAAGGTGGTGCCGCAGCCATCTGGCGAGAGCTCCAAGGTGAAGGTGAAGGTGCGTGTGAATGTGCACGGGGTCTTCAGTGTGTCCGGCGCCTCCCTGGTGGAGGTTGTGAAATCTGCAGAAGGAGAGGAACCCATGGAGACAGACACTCCAGCCAAAGAGGATGAGGTAAGGTCATCCCTAATGGTTTTGTGTATCCCATGACATCAGGGGATCCATTGAGCACAGAGcagttggtttaaaaaaaaaaaaaaaaaaactagattttacttgttttgagagccttattataaatgtaaatgtggaaGTGAATCccttttactgttgttctgtgtgtgtacAGAATACAGGAGTCACTTCTGAAATGAATACTGAATAGCCAAAGTGTATCTGGAAGAGTTGATTGCAAATTTCTCTCACAATTTAGATTTCTTTCCTCAAAATTTCAAatgcagtttttctttctttctttgaattcAGAAGTGTGAGGGGAAAAAGGTCGGAATTGTGAGcctaaaaagttgcaattgccgtttttatttactttttattctgtggtgtAAATAAGCCTGCATGCATTTACGCTTGTGAGATGCAAAAACAAGTTtctaaaatcattcaaaattgGTAGCAGCTACTTTTTGCTCCGTACACATGCTAAACGATgagttttgagtgtgtttgtgaccAAAGACCCTGTGAACATTGATTATATTTGCTCCTTAAAGAACAAGATGCAAGTGGATCAAGAAGCACAGAAGGCTCAAGGTGATGATCAGAAAGAACATGCAGAAAAGAAATCAGACACTGAAGACATGGAGGTGTGTGAAAACACTTGCACACCAACACCAGATATACAACATTTCAgcaaaatacaaatgtatttaaaagcatGCATTTCCAACTGCAGCCTGCTTGTTGTGCATCTAAAAATAGAGTCATGCTATTGAGTAAACAGAGATATGGTGCATTGGATTACTGCATCACTTCACCTGTTTAATGGTAAAACATAGTCATATTGGACACAATTTGACATCGAAGACAAAGATATGAGAGTATTTCACCTCCTTGAAACCCACCACTTCTCCACAACACCTAATGTTTGCAATGGAAAAAGGGCTAATTCTCTGTGACTACTTTTAGACTTCAGAAGACAACAaacaggaggagaagaagaatgAACCACAAGCCAAGAAAGCCAAAGTGAAGACGAAGACGGTGGATCTGCCCATCGAGAACAGCCTGCACTGGCAGCTGGCCACTGAAGCGCTCAATCTGTTCGTGGAGAACGAGGTACATCACGATAAACCACACCACAGCGATCAGCTTCTCTGATTAGTGTTCTGTAGGAGAAGCTACAGCTGCACAATTCAGGATCAACTgagaatcacttttttttttgttttaaaacgggGATCACGATTCTCCCACGTTTCTGAgctaaacaaaataatgtgtaatttattaattGCTGCAGTCTATTAAATGTTGAAGACAATATTTAAGAAGAAAGTGAATGATTCACTCAAATACTGGATGAATCAGCCTTTTGAACAAATTTCtagaataaatgattcaatgacaaatcatttttttttgacagccaatTGTTGCAATCAAGTAGTGAAATGATGTAATCAACACAAGTCCCAAATACTTTCAAAAGGTGATTTGCTCTATTTTGATGGTTACAACAGAAACAAATGACCACACAGTATCCTATAATCTCTTCTAAGTagagaaaaaagacacaaaaaaaccaaaaaaactaaataaacaataaaaagcagaatgtcacggaatttgtcaaatttttaatgaattaataaaaagtaggtcattacacttaaatcaaattgtgatatggactagtatctgtaaatattaagccgcaaaagaagatttaaatatgaatcctgcatgatctgtgtgtctctgttaatgaatgacGCAGACGTGCGgttttgtttattacacacatatggaagcgtctgccgtctcactaaaggaggacgtaaacacatgaagaacatctccagaattgctctgaga comes from the Cyprinus carpio isolate SPL01 chromosome B21, ASM1834038v1, whole genome shotgun sequence genome and includes:
- the LOC109108189 gene encoding heat shock 70 kDa protein 4-like, which produces MSVVGFDVGFQSCYVAVARAGGIETVANEYSDRCTPSFVSFGPRNRSIGAAAKSQVVTNCKNTVQGFKRFHGRPFSDPYVQAAKSSLVFDLAQMPTGSTGIKVMYMEEEKVFSIEQVTAMLLSKLKETAEAALKKPVADCVISVPSFYTDAERRSVMDAAQIAGLNCLRLMNDTTAVALAYGIYKQDLPAPEEKPRIVVFVDVGHAAYQVSVCAFNKGKLKVLGSAFDPELGGKDFDEVLVKHFCEEFAQKYKLDVRSKPRALVRLYQECEKLKKLMSANSSDLPLNIECFMNDIDVSGTFNRAKFEESCADLLDKVEAPLRSIMEQTRLKKDDIYAVEIIGGASRIPAIKERISKYFGKELSTTLNADEAVARGCALQCAILSPAFKVREFSITDVVPYPISLKWTSAADEGISDCEVFPKNHAAPFSKVLTFYRREPFSLEAYYSNPKELPYPDPTIGQFNILKVVPQPSGESSKVKVKVRVNVHGVFSVSGASLVEVVKSAEGEEPMETDTPAKEDENKMQVDQEAQKAQGDDQKEHAEKKSDTEDMETSEDNKQEEKKNEPQAKKAKVKTKTVDLPIENSLHWQLATEALNLFVENEGKMIMQDKLEKERNDAKNYVEEYVYEMRDKLHGVLENFVSEADRDSFSLKLEDTENWLYEEGEDQQKQVYIDKLAELKKLGEPILNRYMEAEERPKALDELGRQIQQYMKVVEAYKAKDELYDHLDELEMTKVEKQVNETMTWMNNNMNLQSKQSLSQDPVVKAQEIQAKTKELYSACNHIVTKPKPKVEPPKEETPAEQNGPVNGQEGTEAQTGNPEKGQAAPENTEAKLPEMDID